The following DNA comes from Alienimonas californiensis.
TAACCTGTTGGTCTCGATGAGGTTATGGTCTGATTTCGGGGTGTGCGGCCAACGGCGGCACGGCAGATGCACGTAGGAAAGGGTCCGTCCCCTGACCTGAGGCGTCTGCGATGTCCCCTCCAACCCCGCCGCCCCGGCAGGCCGGAGTGGTGCGCCTCGACGAGCTCCCCGTGCCCGGCCGCGTCCGGCTGGACGACCTTGAGCCCGCGGCCGCGGCGCACGCCCTGCCGAGGGGGCAGGAAGCGTTGATCGAACCCCCGTTCCGCGTGCTGGTGGCCGAGGACAACGACGCCCTGCGGGAAGTCGTGCTTGCCGTGCTGGAGCGGTTCGCGGGGGTGCTTGAACTGCTGGAGGCCTGCCACGGCGGCGAGGCGGTCCGCATCATCCGCGCCGAGCGGGTGGACGTGGCCGTGCTGGACTTCCGCATGCCGCAGAACACAGGCCTGGAAGCCTATGCCGAGTTGCGGGCGATCAACCCGGCCGCCCCGGGCATCCTCATCTCCGCGGAAACGGACGAGGCGATGCGGCGGGACGCGGCGGCCCTGACGGTGCACCGTGTGCTCGCCAAGCCGGTCGCCCGCCGCGATTTGCTCGCCGCGTTGGACTCGGCGTTGCGAACCGCCTACCAGGCGGCCCTCCCCGCCGCCGCCTGACAGTTCGCCACGGGGTGCCGTGCCGTCTGGGAACGAGAACAGCCCGCGTCCCTCCCGGGACGCGGGCTGTTTCTCTGCGACGGGTCGTTCCCTGCGACGGGCCGGCGGCGGTCAGAACTGGCGGGCCGGAGCGGCCTGCTCGGTCCAGCCGCGGGCGGCGGTGCGGGAGGGGACGGGCGACAGCATCGAGGTGCGGTCGGTTTCCCCGGACTGCGGGGCGGCGCCGCCGGAGCCTTCCTTGAAGTCGTCGTTCGGGATCGGCCGCAGCGGGACCGGGGACGGGGCGGCGTGCGAGGGCATGTATTCTTCCACCCCGGGGACGCCCGTGCCGTACGCGTCCGGCATGCTGCCGTAGTTCCCGCCGTGGTAGCTGCCGGCGTCGTACGCCTCGGCGCCGTAGTAGGAGCCCGCGGGCGGGGCGCCGGGGGGCGTGCCGGCCGGGCCGTAGCTGGGGTAGGACGGCATCAGGTCCGGGGCGCCGCAGTCCGGTTCGGGCAGGCAGGCGGAGACGGGCCGCGGCACGTAGGTGGTCGCACAGTAGGGCACGATCTTCTCGCACCGCTCCGCGACCTGCTTGGTGTAGGTGTAGGGCACCCGGCGGACGCGGCAGCGGCGGACGTAATCGGTCGTCGTGTACTGCTCCGTCACCAGGTTCGGCACCCAGATCTGCTTCCAGCACCCCTTGTCGACGACGCGGCACTCCGTCTTGCAGACCGGTTCGACGTACTCCTCCTTGCAGTTGCGGTAGGCGACGCACTCCACCTCTTTCCACGTCACGCACTCCCGCCGGGCGTATTTCGTGGTCGTCTGGGGCACCAGTTCCACGTCGCACACCGGCGGGGCGGCACAGACCGGCGGGGCGACGCAACTCGGGGGGGCGACGCAGCTCGGCGGGGCGGCGCACATCGGCGGCGGAGCGGCACAGATCGGCGCCGGGGCGGCGCAGATCGGCGGCGGGCACAGCGGGGCGACGCAGGAAGGCGCCGCACAGACGGGCGGGCCGGCGTTGACCGATTGGAAGCGGAGCTGCGGGACCACGCAGGTGGGCGGGGGGCAGTAGCCCGCGCCGCCTCCGCACAGCGGGGCGCCGACCGGGCCGAGCAGCAGGTCGTCCGCCACCGCCCCCACGGTCGCCCCCACCGCCCCGACGCCCGCCCCGATCGCGGAGCCGACCTCGGACAGCATCGGCAGACCGAACGGCCGGTAGGCCGGCAGGCCGCTGATGCGGCGGGAGCCGTCGTACGGGCGGCCGTTCACCAACCCGCAGCCCGGCGGCGGGCCGCAGGCCGGGCCGCCGTACGACGGACCCATCATCGTCGGGGCGGCGAAGGCGTGACTTTGCAGCACCGGGGAGGCCTGCACGTAACCGGCCGGCTGCAGAGAGGCGTCGGCGAAGCTCACGCTCTGCGGCAACGCCGGCATGAGATACTCCGCGTACTCCGCTCCCCCGGCGGCGGGAACGAAGGCGGAAAGAGTTCCCAACACGCCGGCGAACGCGGAGGCCGCACGGCGCCGGGCGGAGACGGGGGAGCGAAGCATCGAGATCCCTTTGCGGGTCGGTCAGCGGTCGTTTCACGCGTCCTGACCGGCGACGGCCGGGGGCGGGAAACGAGGGCGGGCGAACGGTTGGGGCGCGACAGGCGCCCCGCACCGAACGAATCGACCCTTCGGACTCGAACCTTGAGGACGATTCTGCGGAATCGGAGGAAATTTCCGTCCGCCGCGGCCCGGGTCGAATCCGGGGGGGCGGTCGCTCATGCTGCTCGGCCCCCGTTTCTCCCTCGAACCGAGCCTCACCGATGTCCGACTCCGCCGCCGCCGTTGCCTCTCCCGCCGCCCGCCGCGGGCGGTCCCGCCGGTTCGCCGTCGTCGCCGGGCTGTCCTGCGCCGCCGCGGCGTTGCTGGCGACGGCTCCGGCCGCTTTGCTGGGCGAAGATCCCGCCCCCGCCCAATCCGCCTCGCCGATGATCAACCACAGCGTCTACTTCACTCTGAACGAGTCCACCCCCGAGGGGCGGGCCGAACTGGTCGCCGCCTGCCAGAAGTACCTCACCGACCACGAGGGCACGGTCTACTTCGCCGCCGGCCCGCGGGCCGAGGAGTTCTCCCGGGAAGTGAACGACCAGACCTTCGACGTCTCGCTGCTGGTCGTGTTCGAGTCCAAGGAGGCCCACGACAAGTACGCCGTCGCCCCGCGGCACTTGGAGTTCATCAAGGAGCAGAAGGCGAACTGGAAGACGGTGCGCGTGTTCGACTCCGAAGTCGCCCCGAGCAAGTAACGGTTCGCCCGTCACGGCTCGGCCGCCGCTCACGCGGCGGAGGCGGGCGAACGCGGCAGACGCAGTTCGCCCGGCTCCTCCGCGGGGCCGGGCGGCTCAGGGTCCGGGCAGCGGACCGGCAGCCGCACGGTGAACAGGCTGCCGCGGCCGTACTCGCTGGTGCAGGTCACCTCACCCCCGAGCAGGCGGCAGAGTTCCTTGACGATGGAAAGCCCCAGCCCGGTGCCGCCGTGCTCGCGGGTCATGGCGTCGGCGGCGCGACCGTCGGCGGAGGGGCCGCGGGCCTGCCGGAACTTCTCGAAGATCGCCGCCTGATCTTCCAGCGGGATGCCGATGCCGGTGTCCGAGACGGCGAGTTCGAACCAGCGTTCGGCGTGCCGGCCGCTGCCGATCGGGCCGATCAGCGCCCCGCCGCGGCGGTCCCGCGGGCCGAGGTCCCGGCCGCGGACCCGCACCTGACCGCCGGAGGGGGTGAACTTCAGGGCGTTCGACAGCAGGTTGTTGAGAATCTGCTGCAACTTGCCGGCGTCCTGATGCAGTTCCGGCAGGGAGCGATCGATCTCCACGGCCATCTCGATGCCCTTCCGCTCCGCGATCGGCCGCAGGGCGTCCGCCTGCCGGTGGCAGAGGCGTTCCAGATCGACCGGCGCGGGGTTCACGTCCAGTTTGCCGCTTTCGATCTTGGCTAAATCGAGGATGTCGTCGATCAGCACCTTCAGGTCGCGGCCGCCGTTGCGGATGTTACCGACCCACTTCTTCTGCTTGACGTCCAGGGCCGGCGAGTTCTCCAGGACTTCGCTGAAGCCCAGGATGCTGTTGAGCGGGGTGCGCAGCTCGTGGCTCATTGTGGCCAGGAACTCGTCCTTCAGCCGGTTCGTCTCGTACAGCTCCATATTCGCTTGGGCGAGGCGGTCGGCCCGGGTGTCCAGCTCCACGTTCTTGTCCCGCAGTTCGTCCTGCAGGGTAATGAGGTGGCGGAGCATCCGGTTGAACGCCTGGGACAGCTCCTCGAACTCGTCCCCGGTGCGGATGTCGCTGCGGCGGTCGAGGGTGCCGCGGGCGATCTCGTCGGCGACCTCCTTGAGGTGCAGCACCGGCTTGACGATCACGTACCGCACGATCGCCCAGGCGGCGAGCATCGCCAGCACGGCGGTGACCACGCCGGTCGTCAGCAGGAACACGTCGTTGCGGGCGAGGCTGGCCCGGGTGCGGCCCAGCGGCAGCGTGACGTGCACCGCCCCCAGCAGGGCGCCCGGCGCCGCCCCCGTGTGGCAGGCCGCGCAGCGGGCCGGATCGTTGCGGGCGGCGGCGTAGAAGTGGAACCGCGGGCCGTCGTCGGTCTCTTCGATCCGGGTCACCTCTTCTTCGCCGGCGCGCAGGTCAGCGAGGGCGTCCAGGCCCTCCTTATCTGGCGGGGTCAGCAGGGCGTCGGCCCGGCTGGGGTCCGGGGCGTAGACGCGGTACAGGTAGCCCCGCAGGTCGTCCGGCAGCGTGGCGGGGGCGAAGTCCGCCAGATCGCCCTGCGACGCCGCCTCGTCGGCGTCGCCGCCGGACTGCTTCAGCCGTTCGTGGAACTCCCGCAACACCGACCCGACGTGCAGCCGGGCGACGTCCCGGTTCTGATCCCAAACCACCCGCCGGTTCAGCCCGCGGTACAGCAGGAAGGAGCCGATGATGAGCGCCAGCAACCCGCTGCCGAACAGCAGCCGGCACTTCCGCTCCAGGCTCGTCTCGCCGAGCAGCCGCTTGAGGGTGCGGTAGGACATGAACTAGGGCGGAAGGGGGAGGGCGGAATGCGGAGGGAAGCGGCGGATCGGAGTCGTGCCTTCCGCCTTCCGCCTTCGCCCCTCCGCCGTCGGATCAGTCCTCCATCACCTCTTCTTCCTTGGTCTTCGCCGCGTCGGCCACCTTGCCCTCGAACTTCTTGGTGAGTTCCTGCACCTCGTCCTTGACCCGCTTCACCTCGTCCTCGCCGATCTCCTTCTCCAGACCGTCGGCGCTCTTGTTGGCGTCGCGGCGGACGTTACGGATGGAGACCTTCGCCTCCTCCGCCAGCGAGTTCACTCGGGAGACCAGTTGCTTGCGACGCTCCGTGGAGAGCGGCGGCACGTTCAACCGCACCATCCGGCCGTCGCTGTTGGGGGCCAGGCCGAGGTCGCTGGCCTGAATCGCCTTGACCACCGCGTTGATCTGGCTGGCGTCGTAGGGACGAATGGCGATCTGCTGCGGCTCCGGCGTGCTGATCGTGGCGCACTGCTTCAGCGGCGTGGGGCTGCCGTACAGGTCGACCCGCACGCTCTCCACCAGCCCGGCGCTCGCCCGGCCGGTGCGGATGCCGGTGAGTTGGTGCTGATACACGTCCGCCGCCTTGCCCATGCGTTCTTCGGCGTCGAGAAGAATTTCGTCGGGATCCATCGGAGGAGCGGCCTGTCAGCGGGGCGAGCGGGAAAGGAACGCAAACGGTAACGCCCGGCGGCGCGGGGGGAAAGAACCCCCGGCGGCGTTCGGCGTCGCAGTTGCTCACGGGCCCGACCCTCACGGTGCCGACGCTCAGGGCCAGTGCCAGCCGGTGTTGCCGACCCACAGCGGCAGCACGACGAAATGGTGCAGCAGATCGCTGGCGACCAGCCCGAACGCGACCCCCGCCAGCGCCCGCCCAAGCCGCGGGAACCGGCGCCACGCCGCCCCGGCGACCGCCGCGACCGGGATCGCCCAGAACATGTGGTGAATCTGGAGCCACAGCGGCGGCTCCGTGCGTTCAATCCACTCCGCCGCCGACCCGCCGGAGAGCAGCCGTCCCGCAATCGTGATCCCCTCAAAGATCGCCGTGCTGACGAGGGTGGAGAGGACGAGCGCGCGTCGGGACGGAAGCATGGCGGCCGGTTCGAGGCATACGATCGCACTCCGGAGCCCGTTCGTCCGTCCGTTGACCGGCCCGCTGCGTTGTCCCGTCGCGGCTGGGCGGATACGGTGTTCCGCTTCCCGCCGCCGTCCCGTTCTGCGCCCGCCACCCGCGGGGGCCCGTCGAGAGTTCCCCCCTCCGCCGCCTTGTTCGAGAGTTTTTCCGAGCGCCTGCAGAAGGCGATGTCCTTCATCGACCGCGGTCGCCTCACGGAGGCGACCGTCCGGGAGGGCATGAAGCAGGTCCGGCAGGCGCTGCTGGAGGCGGACGTCGCCTACGACGTCGCCCGGGACTTCACCAAGCGGGTCTCCGAGCAGGCGGTCGGCGACCGTGTGCTCAAATCGCTGAAGCCCAGCGAGCAGATCGTCGGGATCGTCTACCGGGAGCTCGTCGCCCTGATGGGCGGCGACCCGGACAGCGAGTTTCAGCCGTCCTCCGTCGCCGCCCAGATCGGCGTGAAGCGGGACGGCGTGACCGTGCTGATGATGTGCGGTCTGCAGGGCGCCGGCAAAACGACCACCTGCGGCAAGCTGGCCCGGGCCCTGAAGAAGGACGGCTTCGCCCCGCTGCTGGTCGCCGCCGACCTCCAGCGCCCGGCCGCCATCGAGCAGTTGAAGACGCTCGGCGAGCAGGTCGGCGTGCCGGTCTACACCGAGGACCCGGCGAACAGCACGCCGGTCAAGGTGTGCCAGAACGGCGTGAAGGAGGCCCAGCGTCGCGGGGACGTGCGGGTCGTGATTCTCGACACCGCCGGCCGGCTGGGCGTCGACGAAGACCTGATGCGGGAGCTGTCCGCGATTGACCGGAAGGTCGGCCCGGACGCGGCGTTCCTCGTCGCCGACGCAATGACCGGCCAGGACGCCGTCAACAGCGCCAAGGCCTTCAACGAGGCGTTGGAGCTGGACGGCGTCGTTCTCACCAAGATGGACGGCGACACTCGCGGCGGTGCCGCGCTGTCGATCAAGGCGGTCACGGGCGTCCCGCTGAAGTTCGTGGGCACCGGCGAGACGCTGGACGGGCTGGAGGCCTTCCACCCGGATCGCATGGCCGGCCGCATCCTCGGCGGCGGCGACATGGCGACCCTGCTGGAAAAGGCCCAGCGGGAGTTCGACGCCGACGAGATGGCCGAGCAGCAGGCTCGGATGGCCGAGGGGAAGTTCACCCTGTTGGACTTCCAGAAGGCCATGCGGCAGATCGGCAAGCTGGGGTCGATGCGCTCCGTGATGAAGATGATCCCCGGGATGGGGCAGCTCGCGGAGTTGGATCCGGAGGCCGACATGGACCGCGAGGTCGGCCGGGTCAACGCGATGATCGGGTCGATGACGCAGGAGGAGCGGCTCAACCCGGACCGCATCGACCGCTCCCGCCGCAACCGCATTGCCTCCGGCGCCGGCGTCCAGCCGCACGAAGTCCACAAGCTGCTGAAGGACTTCAAAGGGATGTCCGGCATGATGCAGAACATGGCTGGCTTGGGCATGCGCGACCGGATGGCCGCCGTGAAGGGTCTTGCCGGGCAGATGTCCGCCAACCCCGGCGGGCAGCTTCAGTCCCGCAAGCAGTCCACGAAGACCGACGTGGATCTCGCCCGGCTCCGCGAAGAGCGCAAGCGCAAAAAAAAGCTCGCCAAGAAGAGCCGCAAGAAGAACCGCTGATTCGTTCGCGGGTCGCGCTCCCGAGCCCGGCCCGCCCCCCGTTCACCACCCGTTTTCGACTTTCCGCCTCCCACCTCCTCCCGCTCCGTCGTATGGCTGTTCGTATCCGCATGAAGCGCCTCGGGCGCACGCACCGTCCCTTCTATCGCATCTGCGTGATGGACTCCCGCGTTCAGCGGGACGGGAAGGCCATCGAGGAGGTCGGCCACTACGACCCGATGGTCCCCGACAAGTCCAAGCGGGTGAAGCTGGACCTGGAGCGGATCGACTATTGGGTCGGCGTCGGCGCCCAGCCCAGCCACAAGGTCGGCGTGCTGATCAAGAAGGTTCGCAAGAACGACTTCGGCACCGCCAAGGCCCCGCCGCCGCTGACCGCTCCGAAGGAAGAGGCGAAGCCCGTCGAGGAGGCTCCCGCCGAGGAGACGGCCGAGGCTCCCGCCGAAGAGACCGCTGCGGAATGACGAATGACGAATGGGCAATGACGAACGGTTTGCCCTTCGTCGTTCCCCGTTCCTCGTTCGGATTTCCGGGCTTCGCCCGGCAATGCGCTTCGACGTCTGCACGCTGTTTCCGGGGCTGTTCGACGGCTTTCTCTCCGAAAGTCTCGT
Coding sequences within:
- a CDS encoding sensor histidine kinase; this encodes MSYRTLKRLLGETSLERKCRLLFGSGLLALIIGSFLLYRGLNRRVVWDQNRDVARLHVGSVLREFHERLKQSGGDADEAASQGDLADFAPATLPDDLRGYLYRVYAPDPSRADALLTPPDKEGLDALADLRAGEEEVTRIEETDDGPRFHFYAAARNDPARCAACHTGAAPGALLGAVHVTLPLGRTRASLARNDVFLLTTGVVTAVLAMLAAWAIVRYVIVKPVLHLKEVADEIARGTLDRRSDIRTGDEFEELSQAFNRMLRHLITLQDELRDKNVELDTRADRLAQANMELYETNRLKDEFLATMSHELRTPLNSILGFSEVLENSPALDVKQKKWVGNIRNGGRDLKVLIDDILDLAKIESGKLDVNPAPVDLERLCHRQADALRPIAERKGIEMAVEIDRSLPELHQDAGKLQQILNNLLSNALKFTPSGGQVRVRGRDLGPRDRRGGALIGPIGSGRHAERWFELAVSDTGIGIPLEDQAAIFEKFRQARGPSADGRAADAMTREHGGTGLGLSIVKELCRLLGGEVTCTSEYGRGSLFTVRLPVRCPDPEPPGPAEEPGELRLPRSPASAA
- the frr gene encoding ribosome recycling factor; the encoded protein is MDPDEILLDAEERMGKAADVYQHQLTGIRTGRASAGLVESVRVDLYGSPTPLKQCATISTPEPQQIAIRPYDASQINAVVKAIQASDLGLAPNSDGRMVRLNVPPLSTERRKQLVSRVNSLAEEAKVSIRNVRRDANKSADGLEKEIGEDEVKRVKDEVQELTKKFEGKVADAAKTKEEEVMED
- the ffh gene encoding signal recognition particle protein, which translates into the protein MSFIDRGRLTEATVREGMKQVRQALLEADVAYDVARDFTKRVSEQAVGDRVLKSLKPSEQIVGIVYRELVALMGGDPDSEFQPSSVAAQIGVKRDGVTVLMMCGLQGAGKTTTCGKLARALKKDGFAPLLVAADLQRPAAIEQLKTLGEQVGVPVYTEDPANSTPVKVCQNGVKEAQRRGDVRVVILDTAGRLGVDEDLMRELSAIDRKVGPDAAFLVADAMTGQDAVNSAKAFNEALELDGVVLTKMDGDTRGGAALSIKAVTGVPLKFVGTGETLDGLEAFHPDRMAGRILGGGDMATLLEKAQREFDADEMAEQQARMAEGKFTLLDFQKAMRQIGKLGSMRSVMKMIPGMGQLAELDPEADMDREVGRVNAMIGSMTQEERLNPDRIDRSRRNRIASGAGVQPHEVHKLLKDFKGMSGMMQNMAGLGMRDRMAAVKGLAGQMSANPGGQLQSRKQSTKTDVDLARLREERKRKKKLAKKSRKKNR
- the rpsP gene encoding 30S ribosomal protein S16 — protein: MAVRIRMKRLGRTHRPFYRICVMDSRVQRDGKAIEEVGHYDPMVPDKSKRVKLDLERIDYWVGVGAQPSHKVGVLIKKVRKNDFGTAKAPPPLTAPKEEAKPVEEAPAEETAEAPAEETAAE
- a CDS encoding Dabb family protein, producing the protein MSDSAAAVASPAARRGRSRRFAVVAGLSCAAAALLATAPAALLGEDPAPAQSASPMINHSVYFTLNESTPEGRAELVAACQKYLTDHEGTVYFAAGPRAEEFSREVNDQTFDVSLLVVFESKEAHDKYAVAPRHLEFIKEQKANWKTVRVFDSEVAPSK
- a CDS encoding response regulator transcription factor, translated to MPGRVRLDDLEPAAAAHALPRGQEALIEPPFRVLVAEDNDALREVVLAVLERFAGVLELLEACHGGEAVRIIRAERVDVAVLDFRMPQNTGLEAYAELRAINPAAPGILISAETDEAMRRDAAALTVHRVLAKPVARRDLLAALDSALRTAYQAALPAAA